The genomic segment CCCATCAGGACCACGATCCCCACAGCGACCCAGTTGGCGATCTTCATCATCTTCACCGCGCGCGAGTGCGGCGGCACCAACTGCGCCTTGGTGAGCGGCGCCTGCGCCTGGAGCTGCGGCAGGTTGCCACTCAGCCAGCCCGCGAACCCATCGAAGAAGCCGGCCATGGTGGCGGCGCTCAGCCCGCGCTTGGCGTCACGCGAGACGTTCGTGAACCCCAGCTTGCCGCCCCCGCGGAAGTTCAGCGCGAGCCCCTTCAGGTTCCCGTTGGGCTTCTCCTCCACGCCGCCGACGGTGCCTAGGTCCACCACGCGGCGCCCATACACGAAGCCGCGCTTCACGCGCCCCTTGAACAAGAAGAGCCGCCGGTTGGTGGCCACGATGAACGGCGGGTCGAGGTATTTCGCGAGCAAGACCAGCCCCACGATCAACCCCGGCAAGATGCCGAGGATGAAGCCGATGCCGATCGCCAGGTGCCACCAGCGGCTCGGCTCCTCCGGGGCGCAGCTCACGCCAAGGACTTCCTCGCCCGGCAGCAAGACGGGCTGCACCGTGCTCCTCAGATTCGCTTCGACGTCGGCCATGCTCTCTCCTTCGCCCACCCCGGGCACGGGCCACCCTGGCCGCGCCCTGAGGGTACGCTGAGGCGCGCCGGGCACGGCCTTATCCCAACCTTATTCGGCGCGGTGAGAGAGCGGCTGGCTAGCCGTGTGCGCGGCGACGACGATGCCGCAGCGACGCCACGAGCCATCCGCTGAGCAGTAGCAGCGGAACGGGGCTCTCGGCATCGCTGCCGATGCGACAGCCGCAGCCCGACCGTGGGCGGCGCCCAGGCCCCGCGTCCATGCCGGCGCCCGCGTCGTCGGTTCCGTCGCCCATGTCCAGCGTCACGCCTCCATCGGTGGGAGGCACCGCGATGCGGGTGAGCTGCACCGCGTCGGCCACGATGTGCTGGTTGGCGGCCACCGCGCCGTCCACGTTGTCCAGCACGCGCACGCGGCCCTCGTCTTCGAAGGCGAACACGCCGAGCGAGACCCAGCCGTCGGCCACGCCCTGGTCCACCACCACCTCGTCCTCGCCCCCAGCGTGCTCCACGATGTAGCGCGTCACGGGGTAGACTCCGAACGTGGCGTCCACGTAGACCTCCACCTCGTAGTCGCCCGCCTCGGTGAAGTGCAGCCGCCAGCTGGCCCAGTTGGCGGGCGCGTCCGCCGTGAAGGCGTTGGTCCAGAACAGGTGGCCGTCGTGGCCCGCTGTCTCTTCGCGCCAGTAGGTGGGGTTTCCGAAGGCTTGGAAGCACGGGCCCTCCTCATCCACGATGCCACCCGCGGCGGGGATCAACGCGCACGGCGTCACGGGCTCGGAGTAGGCCTCCTCCACGTCGGAGTTGGGGAAGTAGTGCTCCACCATCCAGAGGTGCAGCTTGGGCTCGGCGCCGAACGCGCCGAAGTCGCAGGGCGGGTTGGCGCACACGCCTGTGGCCCAGCGCTGCGTGCCCCACTGGCACATGCCGCGCCCGTGACCAAAGAGCGTGGTCCCCGTGCACGTGGGGTCGCTGACGCCAGTGGCCGTGGGGTCGCTGTTCTCGGCGCTGAACTCGGTGGAGATCACGGCTCCGTCGCGCGTCACCACCAACCCCTCGGTCGCCGCCACGGCGGCGTTGGCCCTGTCCGTGCGCAAGCTGCTGTACACCTGCGTGACCGTGCCGTCGTCCACGTCGGCGCAGTCCCAACGCCCTCCGCGCAGCGCCCAGCGCACGGCGAAGGTGCGCGCCGCGATGGCCCCCGCGCGCAGGGACTCATCGTGCCAGCTGGACAGCCACTCGCGCGGCACCACACCGCGCACGTACTCCTCGAGCGGCAGGGTCTCCACGGTCACCGCCGAGTTGCAGCTGTTGTCGGCCCAGCCGTTGTTGAGCGTCGGCGCGAGAGCGCCGGACTGTGAGCTGCGCCAAACGCGGATGACCGCGGGGACTTCGACCAGGGCCTGCACGGCGCCGCCCACATGGTCGTCCACGTCGCCGTCCATGTGGTCGTGGTCAACGGTCGGGTCCGGGTCATCCGGCGAGCGATAAGCCGGGTGCTCTCGCCCACGCGGCCCGCG from the Sandaracinaceae bacterium genome contains:
- a CDS encoding carboxypeptidase regulatory-like domain-containing protein, encoding MPRLVRALHWLSLAALGSTLALPGCQSASEGTPAPGQVSGQLVDVIHDRPAAGVHVRAHDMGETITDADGRFQLTLPSGTHTLYLSGEGVLSGQVERVEVRASKPLTLRAEVFPRDPSDEAINAYFERRGPRGREHPAYRSPDDPDPTVDHDHMDGDVDDHVGGAVQALVEVPAVIRVWRSSQSGALAPTLNNGWADNSCNSAVTVETLPLEEYVRGVVPREWLSSWHDESLRAGAIAARTFAVRWALRGGRWDCADVDDGTVTQVYSSLRTDRANAAVAATEGLVVTRDGAVISTEFSAENSDPTATGVSDPTCTGTTLFGHGRGMCQWGTQRWATGVCANPPCDFGAFGAEPKLHLWMVEHYFPNSDVEEAYSEPVTPCALIPAAGGIVDEEGPCFQAFGNPTYWREETAGHDGHLFWTNAFTADAPANWASWRLHFTEAGDYEVEVYVDATFGVYPVTRYIVEHAGGEDEVVVDQGVADGWVSLGVFAFEDEGRVRVLDNVDGAVAANQHIVADAVQLTRIAVPPTDGGVTLDMGDGTDDAGAGMDAGPGRRPRSGCGCRIGSDAESPVPLLLLSGWLVASLRHRRRRAHG